ggtcctttttttttttttttacactgGAATAGATCATTTTAGATTCTGCTTAATTTAGCAAAGTCATTGCAAATTGCCATTTCCTACAGGTACTCACACAAGTGATGGCAAATCTAAAACTCTTTTGTTTCAGCCACGGCACTGCACTGCATTGGACGATAATCCATCAAAAGAGGCCAaacttttttataaaaaaaaaaaaaaaaaaaaaaattgaaactgGAATAGGTACTATCAGATTTTACCTATTAATTCGTTGCTAATTACCATTGCCTCCTAATTCAGCGAGGTTAGGTTTACTCTTGAGAAATGATATGCTCGTAATCGCTTTGGAATCAAAGGCATTTAACGAGATAGACCAACACAGACAATGTGGACCAAGGTGATCTCACACACACGTGTGTGTGAGATCATGGAAAAATTTTCGTCTTGATTAAATGGGACGTCTCATCAACTACAACGACCATGGAAGGAGGGATAAAATTCTGCAACGTCCCCCACCAACTGAATTAACGGTATTCTTTCCTTCCCATGACAACATTGCTCTTCATTTGGTTCATAATTTACAAGATTTCTTTCACAATGTAAGGGTAAACTAGTCCTTTCAAGAACAAGACTCCCCTACTCTCATTCCACTGGTTACAGCAGAACCTCCTATTACTTCCTCTCTGcattgctctctctctctctctctagtctCATCTCTGCTGCAGTTGCTGAGAGAATTGAAGCAACCTTCAATGGTGAAACCAAGAAGTGTCCACAACTCTTTGGTCGCCGTAGGTCCATCATTACCATCACCATATTTGCACTTCCTTTCAGTCTCTTCATtcacttcccttctcttctctcCCAGAAGAATCCCAACAACTAATAAGTTGTCCAAACAAACAGCAATCGCCTTCACTCTTTTATCTCTTGGGTCCATGTTTGCTTTCTCCGGCATCTCTCTGCTCACTTTCATGCACAATTCCTGGCGCTCGTTGCCTGATTCACTGATCAGTCCATCATCATCGTTTCCCCTTCCCCTCCCCCTTTACTCTTTGCTTCAGCTCATGCAAAAGACGGGGACGAATCGCTGACATTTTCAAGGAGCACCATGGTGCCACTGCCAGCTCACGTGATCACAGGTGACAATATTTCTGAAGAAAAGGTGGAGTTTTGGAGGCAGCCGAACGGCGAAGGGTCCCCGGCCTTGTTTAGATTTCAGTCTCAGGTATAGGAAAGCTTCTGCAACGGTCccaaaggaaagaagaaagtTCTTAATGGTGGTTGTTTCTGGGGGATTGAATCAGCAGACGAATCAAATCGTCGATGCAGTCGTGATTGCAAGAATCCTCGGAGAGGCTTTAGTTGTGCCTGTTTTGCTGCTCAATCTGATTTGGCAAGATGAGAGGTGACAACATTGGAAGATTCTGCATGGATATTCGTTTTCCACAACGGCAAATAGTTTTTTCATCGCGGTGCTTTATTTTCCTGTTGCTATTTTGGAAATGCAGCCAATTTTCCGAACTTTTTGACATCGAGCATTTCAAGAAGATGCTGCAAGCGGATATTCACACTGTATCAGTCATTCCTCCCACGCACTCGATGCCAAGACATTCAGTGGAGATGCCTCACGATGTGTCACCGCTTTGGATTCGAACTAGCCTTCTCGAAAAGGTTGGAGACTTTCAGAAACAACCTGAGTCCTACTTGAACTAGAAGCTGCTGAGATGGAACTCTCTTACTTGCTTGTTGCAGCTTCATAAAAAAGGTGTGCTTCTTCTGAAAGGGTTAGCTCTAAGCCCTCGAAGAATCTATCTGTCGATCTCTTCAGTGCAAGTTAGAAATGGAATAAAGCCTTTGGTAAATTCTTGTTAAGTCGGTCACTAATATGCTGGAGTCTTCAGGTAGCTTTTCATGCCATAAGATTCACGGTGCCTGTCATGGATCTCAGGAATTAACTTGCTAGGAGAATGTGGATCGAGGGCCCATTTATAGCCCTACATCTCTTGATAGAGAAGGATGTTTGGGTGAGATCTGGGTGTCTCACAGGCTTAGGCCCAaaatttgaccaaattatagGAGATGCAAGCGCGTCTCGACCTGAAAATGCTGTGGTGCATTTGAACACGAGCCATGTTCATCGAAGACAGGCAGGACTTTGTCCCCTTAATGCGCTTGAAATGGCAAAGTGATTCAGATATCTCCAGCAAATTGATCTCATTTGATTCTCTGTTCTTTGATCTTTATATACCTCATGCATGCTTTGTGATGATAATGCAGACTACTCAAGGCTCTAGGGGTGCAGAACAGCACACGAATATATGTTGCAGAAGGAGAACCGTTTGGAGGTGCTGATGCTCTAAAGCAGCTTGAGATGAGATTTCCGAATTTAGTTTCAAAAGAAATGTTGGCGCAGAGCTGAGAACTCACTCCTTTAGTGAATAAGTCGTATGCTCTAGCTGCAATCAACTGTATTGTCTCACTGAGCAGCAATATTGATGCGACAGACGAGTTGAAAAATTGATATCtgaagaaaaataggttctgacgacgTTATCTCATTGGAaacggcctccggagcaaaacttaCAGCCTATGGCTGtgaaatttcgatattttaggcGAATTCCATTGTTTATGGCTTCAAACagacaattttatgttaattagggtgttttcgCAATTTTaagaaagtttatttctttttgtgcgatttaggtttttttaaaccctatttaagctttgtaagCCCCATGGCTAAAGGAGttgtttttggattatcaataaaaattggagctttcgtgctctttgcccAATTCTCGGATTTGTTCGAGTTGGATGCCAATTACCTAGgtattcgaagaatcaatagggattaaaggtcgtagttccgttattcgtgcgcgaatcaacgggtctgcgATAAATTATTCGCGTGTACGCTACGttagttggtatcagagccacgtTCGTTCTTGAATCAACGATGCCACCCCGAAGAACGGCTAATCAACGTCGTGTTGCGGAGGAGGACGAACTGGATTGGAGGATCGAAGACATATCATATTATGAAGCCAATCCAATTTTCGATATATATCCAGatgaagatcaagaagaagttacagaatttgtatttgatgatcaaggaaAACCAATGTTCGTTGTCAACAAATCCGTATTAAAGGATATTGAAGGTGATaaactttttcattattgTGCTCAAATTGAGGATATTTTAGATGAAGAAATTTCCAATGCAAAGAAAGATGCATGGATGCTTACGGTGCCGATTTTAGAGGTTATTCAGTTGTCAAAGTTAATCGAAGTGCACGTGTCTCAATCAAGAAAGCAAAGATTCAATGAAAGTGTTTATTAGCTAATAGGTGTACGGAATTTTATGTGCGAAGAATTAAGAGAAAGAGTTCGCAAAGAGAAGAAGGCATTCAAGTGGCAAATGAGAAAACAGCAGAAACATATTAATCTCTCTATTCGTGAAGATCaaggtgatagctcggacgatgacaaTTCGATGGCGAATTCTCTCAATCcatgggagaatgatgcggcagacgaGCTGAAAAATTGGTACCTGAAGAAACATAGGTTCTGACAACCTTATCTCATTGGAAACGGTTttcggagcaaaactcacagctTATGGCTGtgaaatttcgatattttaggcGAATTTCATCGTTTAAGGTTTCAAACagacaattttatgttaattagggtgttttcgcaattttaggaaagtttttttttgtgcgatttaaatttttttaaaccctatttaagctttgtaagTCCTAAGGCTAAAGGAAttgtttttggattatcaataaaaattggagctttcgtgctctttgcccAATTCTCGGATTTGTTCGAGTTGAATGTCAATTACCTAGgtattcgaagaatcaatagggattgaaggtcgtagttccggtattcgtgggTGAATCAACGGGTTTGCGACAGGTTACTtgcgtgtacgctgcgtcaaaTATATTCATCCCCTCCCATGGAGGAAACATGGGAAGGTTAATGCGGGTACAGTGACTTTTAAGACATCCCTTAGAACTGAAATATTACTTCTGCCATTTGTGATTGACTTTCTTTACGAATTGCTTGGCAGGGCCATAGAGCTTAGGTGGGGCACAGGAAGTACATAAATCCCAACAAACAAGCCATGTTTGCTGTATTCAATAGTGTATCCCTTTCAGATACAGAATTTGGGCAGATAGTTCGGGAGATGCACAAGAACTCCCAAGGCCAACCTGAACCTCGGACCAACAACAAGCAGGATCGAGACGTATTAGCATACCCAGTTCCTGAATGCATGTGTAATACGAGGCATCACAGGCACTTTTCAAGCATCTGAACAGAGAAAAATCTTGTATCCCTGGATGAATATTTCCAATGCAGCTTCTTAAGTTATGTACAGCATTGAATCCCGAGCAATTGTATTCATTTGATGCGATTGTATGAGCATCATCATGCTATCGCTAAGACGCAAAGTATTGCTTGTAACTGTTCGACAGGCTGCATAAGATCAACTACATGCTTGTAATTGATCGTAGGGTTTACATATTCTATGTTCAGAGGGATTGAGTTCTTCCCTTGTTCCGGAGGAAACTAGGAAGCCACTTTGCAGAATGCTTGGGGATACGAGTTAGATTGTTCTGGTAATCAATGTAGTAAAGTCCGTATCTATCTTGGCGCCCCTTTCCAAACTCAAAACTGTCGGACTGAGACCAGTAAAAGTATCCCTTCACATCCACTCCTTTCCTACATTAACAGTTCATGTTTAAAGTTTAGAGCAGAAgttcaaattcaaatatataaatagttgAAGATTTGAAATCAGCTATTCGAGGGAAGTTTGATATGGAACTGCTTACTTTATCGCTCTGTTGATCTGATATAGATGCTGAAGGATGAATTGAATTCGGTGTGGATCTTGTAAAGCTTCATGAATTGGTTGACTGTCATTCTTTGCCTCGGAAATTCCTGCATCTCAAACAGGAAAAGATCAACACCAGCATCCGATAACAAAAGTGCCATGATTGTAAAACAGGGAGAAAATAAGTATTTGAACCATTCTCGGTAATGTAGATCTTAGGGCTCTTGTATTTTCTCTTCGTGTATGTTAAAAGTTTCCCAAGCCCCTTGGGGTATATGTAGATGAAATCGCTACCCGAAGCCTGCAGAGTGCAAGATTACACAAGTAAACATATGAGACAATTATAGCTTAGTTTGCAACAAATATTTAAACGGGGATAAACTTTTATTACGAATTCGGAGTTTTAGGTGTATACCTTTTTGCCGATGGGAACTCCATCTCTAGCAACTGCAACAACCAGACACACAATCGAATGAATGAAGAGCAGCTCTATGACTTAATCAGTCATTTATACGAGTGGAGTTGTGCTGACAGAACTTACATTGTAGATCCGTGAAAGAGTCACGACTGAAGCTTGTTGGTGGCACGTTTGGATCTATCTCGATGGCTTTAGCATATCTCGATGTGTAGTAATTGAAGCCGATGAAATCTAATGAACCTTGGACTAGTGCTTTATCTCCTTCACTAAAGGTGGGCAACCTCCCCTTCACCAGGTTTCTCATTCTACGTGGGTACTCTCCGTAGACAAGAGGATTCAGAAACCTGTTAGGAAAGAAAATCAACAATGTCAATCTCTTACGAAGTTTCATTTGACCATGGAAGGCCGAGAAAATTTACACACGAACCATCCCACGTGGAAGTCCATGGCCCTGCGTGCAGCTTTCTTATCATTTGATGATTCCGAGTAAGGCTCAAAAAATTCACCCACAAGAGAGATTCCGATTTCTCCCCTCTGTTCGGCCTACAGAAAGAAGTACAGTATAAGCAAGAATCAACTGAATAGGTGGCTGGTATTATGTCAATGTTCAGGTAAAGCGGGATAAAAGTTAGTTGAGACGCACTTGGAACTTGTCTTTGTAGAGCCCAGCAGCAGCTGCATGAGCCAGTAGGGCATTGTGGGTGACGATGTAAGGCTCGGTTGATGAGTTTCCTGCAGGGCATGCATTAGGTGGTACCGAACACCTTCCTGGCGCTGCAAGTCCTAAATCGTACCCGAACTGAGCAATAATTAGTGGCTCGTTAATAGTGATCCAATGCTTGACCCTGTCCCCATATGTTCTGAAGCAGATCTCAGCATAGTCCCTGAAATCATCCCTGGAACCATAACAAAAGCAACCGAGAGAAAGGATCAGAATTCTATCAATCGGGCATCAGTACTGAGATGTGAGATGATAGAATTGCTAACACGATTTCATGGCTCAAGAATCCTCCATATTTGTCTTGTAGGATCTGTGGGGAGTCGAAGTGCAACAATGTCACGAAAGGTGTTATGCCTGCAAATGGAGGGAAAAGTACAAATGAACAATTAGAAAAAGGACGAGGttgagaaaaggaagaaagttGCGATCTCGCTTCCGTACCATTGCTCATCACTTCATTGATGAGATCATTATAGTGATCGATGGCTTGTTGGTTCACTCCTCCGCTCAATGATCCATCTGAAGGATATGATCTTCCTCAAGTTAATGTCCATAACTGTTGACTTGTATTGAGAAATTCTAAGGAGCATGATTCCTTCCACTAGGACGAGTTAATTTATCATCAGTTTAATTAGTAGAGAAAATGATGTTGGTCTCCGTGATCTTACTGGGCAGAATCCGAGTCCATGGAATGGAGAATCTGTAAGCATCTACTCCTAGCTCCTTAAGCAGCTTGACATCGTCCTGCAACGGCAATAGATTAATCGTATCAGATATGCTGCTCGAGCATTAGCACTCACTGGGACTTGTGCGGGGGAGGTTATCGGCTCACTTCCTGACCTTGTACCGAGCGTATGAATCAATTGCAGTTTCTGGGGAACTTCGGTCTGTTACCTTCCCTGATCATGAACAATGAACAAGTTCGTTAACCGTGAGTCATAACATGGGAGAAGTGGCAcgttttagatttttttttggtccccCTCAACCTGGAAACTTTTGGACATAGTGGTCCCAAACGCTCGGCCCTTTCCCGTATTTACTGGCTGATCCTTCAGTCTGCGCTCAATTTCCACGGATAAGAAATGACTTAATAGCCAAAAGTAAATTAACTTGGTATCATTAAGTCTCATTCAAAGATGAGATTTGTTTGGAGAGAAGACGATGAACCTGCACAGCTGAAGTAGCTGCCCCAAACAAGAAATCCCTCGGGAAGTTAGATCTTTTGACATTCAGTTCCGCCTCCGACAGATCACTCGCATTCAGCAACTCACTGGAAGTCTCCTTGGCCGAAGCAACTGCACTTAGAAATTACATTCTTTCATGTACCATTGATCCTTCCACCGTACGTACCTTCGtaaacatatatagatataacaAGCAAGTGCAGAACAGCTAGCGACAAGTGAACGGACGAACCGTAGTGGATACAGGAGAGGCAAAAAATGAGCAACAAGAAGATCGACGCAGAGGGTGCGTGAGACAAAAGACCCATATTTGCAGCATGCAATACAGCAGAATTAGAGTTTCTTAGCTATGGGCCTGCCTAGCTAATTAGCTATGGTTATGGTGGCAAGGCAAGGCATTAAACAAGCGTCAGCCAAGAAAGCAAAACTAAACCGGCAAAAGTCCGTTTGTTTGTGACCACGAGTAACTTTTGGAGGTATAACCGATTGTCGAGAGGAGCGGAGGGAGACCCGTTTTCTCAgcaaataaatacatatataacacCTCTTCTTAAatgctaattaattaatgaatgaaCTAATCAAGAAGACTCCCCGTCATTGTAGCTgctcccttttttcttttttcttttttttttttatcgaaaCCAGTTCAGCCCTTCATTCATTGATAATTCCATCCATATGACAAGAGACCTAATCCAGGCCCCAACCAAGCTGAGAAAAGGACGCTCAGGTCCAAAAGAAATGGCAACAAAAACTGTCTACTACCCAAACATAGAAACAGCTacatcatataaatataatgccCCATTTTTCCCACAGCTCTCTGTATGTTGGTTCCTCTCCTAATCCTATTtgctatttttcaattttattttttctttttataaattattttgaaataaaatagaaagtttTTTCATCATGAATTCTTAGCTGACATTTTAATGGCTGGAATTTTCAGACAGAACTTTTATTTCGTCAGTTAATGTAGAAtataaacaataaaaataaaaaataaaaccagTTTCCACCTTTATTGGTTGGAGAATTTTTAGAATCATCAtataaaacttttattttccaggagaagggaaaaaaagaaggaaggaaAATCAGTTTCATATTTTCACTAATTCTCTGGTCTTTCAACGATTTCGCATGACAATTTGGaagattatattaaattagGTAAAAGTTCAATGCACTTTAAATAAGAGAACTAGTAAAAAAAATGTcactaaaatatataaaattaattccaTATATTAAGATTATTATTTGGAATTTTCAGTTAtggttgaaattttttattattcttgaaaagtaaattaatattaaaaactttgaataattattattgaaaataaatccaTACAATGCACATGTCAGAATATAAGTGATATGTATAGTAGTACCTATTTTCACCTCAaataatgtattttttttaatttactttataatattggttaaATCTATATTACTATATGAGAGGAGGAAAATAGTTTGTCCAGCTTTCCTTCTCTAAAAAATATCCTTATTAAAAATGATATCGTTAGCCTATTAGATGAAAGGAAATTAAGATTTCGCCTGAGAGTACGGTGGCGGTTGAATAAGTGTTTCTTTTATT
Above is a window of Punica granatum isolate Tunisia-2019 chromosome 7, ASM765513v2, whole genome shotgun sequence DNA encoding:
- the LOC116214022 gene encoding beta-glucosidase 24-like, which encodes MGLLSHAPSASIFLLLIFCLSCIHYVASAKETSSELLNASDLSEAELNVKRSNFPRDFLFGAATSAVQTEGSASKYGKGPSVWDHYVQKFPGKVTDRSSPETAIDSYARYKDDVKLLKELGVDAYRFSIPWTRILPNGSLSGGVNQQAIDHYNDLINEVMSNGITPFVTLLHFDSPQILQDKYGGFLSHEIVDDFRDYAEICFRTYGDRVKHWITINEPLIIAQFGYDLGLAAPGRCSVPPNACPAGNSSTEPYIVTHNALLAHAAAAGLYKDKFQAEQRGEIGISLVGEFFEPYSESSNDKKAARRAMDFHVGWFLNPLVYGEYPRRMRNLVKGRLPTFSEGDKALVQGSLDFIGFNYYTSRYAKAIEIDPNVPPTSFSRDSFTDLQFARDGVPIGKKASGSDFIYIYPKGLGKLLTYTKRKYKSPKIYITENGISEAKNDSQPIHEALQDPHRIQFILQHLYQINRAIKKGVDVKGYFYWSQSDSFEFGKGRQDRYGLYYIDYQNNLTRIPKHSAKWLPSFLRNKGRTQSL
- the LOC116213545 gene encoding LOW QUALITY PROTEIN: O-fucosyltransferase 37 (The sequence of the model RefSeq protein was modified relative to this genomic sequence to represent the inferred CDS: inserted 1 base in 1 codon; deleted 1 base in 1 codon; substituted 4 bases at 4 genomic stop codons); translated protein: MVPLPAHVITGDNISEEKVEFWRQPNGEGSRPCLDFSLRYRKASATVPKERRKFLMVVVSGGLNQQTNQIVDAVVIARILGEALVVPVLLLNLIWQDESQFSELFDIEHFKKMLQADIHTVSVIPPTHSMPRHSVEMPHDVSPLWIRTSLLEKLHKKGVLLLKGLXSKPSKNLSVDLFSASXKWNKAFGKFLLSRSLICWSLQVAFHAIRFTVPVMDLRNXLARRMWIEGPFIALHLLIEKDVWVRSGCLTGLGPKFDQIIGDASASRPENAVVHLNTSHVHRRQAGLCPLNALEMAKLLKALGVQNSTRIYVAEGEPFGGADALKQLEMRFPNLVSKEMLAQSXELTPLVNKSYALAAINCIVSLSSNIFIPSHGGNMGRLMRGHRAXVGHRKYINPNKQAMFAVFNSVSLSDTEFGQIVREMHKNSQGQPEPRTNNKQDRDVLAYPVPECMCNTRHHRHFSSI